Proteins from a single region of Pseudomonas sp. BSw22131:
- the parC gene encoding DNA topoisomerase IV subunit A — protein MSDSLDLSLDGVERRSLADFTEQAYLKYSMYVIMDRALPHIGDGLKPVQRRIIYAMSELGLDADSKHKKSARTVGDVLGKFHPHGDSACYEAMVLMAQPFSYRYTLVDGQGNWGAPDDPKSFAAMRYTEARLSRYSEVLLSELGQGTADWVPNFDGTLDEPSVLPARLPNILLNGTTGIAVGMATDVPPHNLREVASACVRLLDEPKATIQELCEQIQGPDYPTEAEIITPRADLLKMYETGKGSVRMRAVYHIEDGDIIVTSLPHQVSGAKVLEQIAGLMQAKPSKAPQVADLRDESDHENPCRIVIIPVNSRVDHDALMQHLFASTDLESSYRVNINIIGLDGKPQLKNLRGLLVEWLEFRVRTVRRRLQFRLDKVDRRLHLLDGLLIAYLNLDEVIHIIRTEEHPRAKLIERFELSEIQADYILDTRLRQLARLEEMKLRNEQDELNKERTKLLALLGSEAKLKKLVRTELIKDAETYGDDRRSPIVERAEARAMTEHDLLPNEKVTVVLSEKGWVRSAKGHDIDATGLSYKAGDGFQTAAMGRSNQYAVFIDSTGRSYSLAAHTLPSARGQGEPLSGKLQPPPGATFECVLLPEDDALYVIASDAGYGFVVKGEDLQAKNKAGKALLSLPAGAKVIPPRPVADREQNWVAAVTTEGRLLVFKISDLPQLGKGKGNKIIGIPGERVASREEYVTDLAVVADGATLVLQAGKRTLSLKPDDLEHYKGERGRRGNKLPRGFQRVDSLLVESAT, from the coding sequence ATGAGCGACTCCCTTGACCTCAGCCTGGATGGCGTAGAACGCCGATCACTGGCTGACTTCACCGAACAGGCCTACCTCAAATATTCCATGTACGTGATCATGGACCGGGCCTTGCCGCATATCGGTGACGGCCTGAAGCCTGTGCAGCGACGCATTATCTATGCCATGAGCGAGCTGGGCCTGGACGCAGATTCCAAACACAAGAAGTCCGCGCGTACGGTCGGTGACGTTCTCGGTAAGTTTCACCCGCACGGCGATTCCGCCTGCTACGAAGCCATGGTGCTGATGGCGCAGCCGTTCAGCTATCGCTACACGCTGGTCGACGGGCAAGGCAACTGGGGTGCGCCGGACGATCCCAAGTCATTCGCAGCCATGCGTTACACCGAAGCCCGCTTGTCGCGCTACTCCGAAGTGCTGCTCAGCGAGCTGGGCCAGGGCACCGCCGATTGGGTGCCTAACTTCGACGGTACGCTGGACGAGCCATCGGTATTGCCAGCACGTTTGCCGAACATCCTGCTCAACGGCACCACGGGCATTGCAGTCGGCATGGCGACGGATGTGCCACCGCATAACCTGCGTGAAGTGGCGTCTGCCTGCGTGCGTTTGCTCGATGAGCCCAAGGCAACCATTCAAGAGCTGTGCGAGCAAATTCAGGGTCCGGACTACCCGACCGAAGCCGAGATCATTACCCCCCGCGCCGATCTGCTGAAAATGTACGAAACCGGCAAGGGCTCGGTGCGCATGCGCGCGGTGTATCACATCGAAGATGGCGACATCATCGTCACGTCGTTGCCGCATCAGGTGTCCGGCGCCAAGGTGCTGGAGCAGATCGCAGGGCTGATGCAGGCAAAACCTTCCAAGGCGCCGCAGGTTGCTGACCTCAGAGATGAGTCAGATCACGAAAACCCATGCCGCATCGTCATCATTCCCGTTAACAGTCGGGTGGATCACGACGCCTTGATGCAGCACTTGTTCGCCAGTACCGATCTGGAGTCCAGCTACCGCGTCAACATCAACATCATCGGGCTGGACGGCAAGCCGCAGTTGAAGAACCTGCGCGGATTGCTGGTGGAGTGGCTGGAGTTCCGTGTGCGCACCGTGCGCCGGCGCTTGCAATTCCGCCTCGATAAGGTTGATCGTCGTCTGCACCTGTTGGACGGCTTGCTGATCGCTTATCTCAACCTGGATGAAGTGATTCACATCATCCGTACCGAGGAGCACCCGCGAGCCAAGTTGATAGAACGCTTTGAATTGAGTGAAATCCAGGCCGACTACATCCTCGACACGCGTTTGCGTCAGCTGGCGCGCCTCGAAGAAATGAAGCTGCGCAACGAGCAGGATGAGCTGAACAAGGAGCGCACCAAGCTGTTGGCCCTGCTGGGCAGCGAGGCCAAGCTCAAGAAACTGGTACGCACCGAGCTGATCAAAGACGCCGAAACCTATGGCGATGATCGTCGTTCGCCGATTGTCGAGCGTGCCGAAGCCAGGGCCATGACTGAGCATGACCTGCTGCCAAACGAGAAAGTGACCGTTGTGCTGTCGGAAAAAGGCTGGGTGCGCTCTGCCAAAGGCCACGATATCGACGCGACGGGGCTTTCCTACAAGGCGGGGGACGGTTTCCAGACTGCTGCAATGGGTCGTTCCAACCAATACGCTGTGTTCATTGACTCCACCGGGCGCAGTTATTCCCTCGCCGCGCACACCTTGCCTTCAGCGCGGGGGCAGGGCGAGCCGCTCAGTGGCAAGCTTCAGCCGCCACCGGGCGCCACGTTTGAATGTGTGTTGCTGCCAGAGGATGACGCGCTCTATGTCATTGCTTCCGATGCAGGATACGGTTTTGTGGTGAAGGGCGAAGACCTGCAGGCCAAGAACAAGGCAGGCAAGGCACTGCTGAGCCTTCCGGCGGGTGCGAAAGTCATTCCTCCGCGCCCGGTCGCCGACCGCGAGCAAAACTGGGTGGCCGCTGTTACGACGGAAGGTCGTTTGCTGGTGTTCAAGATCAGCGACTTGCCTCAGTTGGGCAAAGGTAAAGGCAACAAGATCATCGGTATTCCGGGCGAGCGCGTGGCGAGTCGTGAGGAATATGTGACTGACTTGGCGGTTGTCGCCGATGGCGCCACCTTGGTGCTACAGGCCGGCAAGCGGACGCTCTCGCTCAAGCCAGATGATCTGGAGCACTACAAAGGTGAGCGCGGACGGCGGGGTAACAAGCTGCCACGTGGCTTCCAGCGGGTCGATTCGCTGTTGGTGGAAAGCGCTACTTAG